From Oceanotoga teriensis, the proteins below share one genomic window:
- the def gene encoding peptide deformylase, which produces MNFTVRIIGDPILRKTTKDIEKFDDSLKELIQDMFDEMYKSDGVGLAAPQVGISRSFFVMDDGIEKRAVINPKILNFSEEEIIYEEGCLSIPEIFAEISRPRKISVEYQNPEGKKIKEDLDEYTARIFQHEFDHLKGRLFTDKLSVVSKARIKKDLLKLNKEGQKIFKEHGELEI; this is translated from the coding sequence ATGAATTTTACTGTTAGAATAATAGGAGATCCAATTTTAAGAAAAACTACTAAAGATATAGAGAAATTTGATGATAGTTTAAAAGAATTAATACAAGATATGTTTGACGAAATGTATAAATCAGATGGAGTGGGACTTGCAGCACCTCAAGTAGGAATCTCAAGAAGTTTTTTTGTCATGGATGATGGAATTGAAAAGAGAGCAGTAATAAATCCTAAAATTCTAAATTTTTCTGAAGAAGAAATTATTTATGAAGAAGGATGTTTATCAATTCCTGAAATATTTGCTGAAATCTCAAGACCAAGAAAAATCTCTGTAGAATATCAAAATCCGGAAGGTAAAAAAATTAAAGAAGATTTAGATGAATATACTGCAAGAATATTTCAACATGAGTTCGATCATTTAAAAGGAAGACTTTTTACAGATAAGCTTTCAGTGGTATCAAAAGCAAGAATAAAAAAAGATCTTTTAAAATTAAATAAAGAAGGACAAAAAATATTTAAAGAGCATGGTGAATTAGAAATATGA